A window from Gossypium raimondii isolate GPD5lz chromosome 7, ASM2569854v1, whole genome shotgun sequence encodes these proteins:
- the LOC105801826 gene encoding uncharacterized protein LOC105801826: protein MLTPCLVGCIGYNRWAPLNPHLIRCLVGCIAITSQICSLPNTPGPVIGIPPIQRRLENPYPFLIFVSFFCPHRFLLLLPSVLQICPHFFCFHNKSSTLSSSEADFRYDFPWAPTRFIPFYGGVDYHDYHHYVGEQSQSNFASVFTYCDYIYGTDKSYRYHKKVLRKWLLQSRLGNLCK, encoded by the exons ATGCttacaccatgtttggttgggtgtattggctatAATCGATGGGCCCCACTTAATCCCCATTTAATCCGTTGTTTGGTTGGTTGTATTGCCATTACGTCCCAAATCTGTTCCTTGCCTAATACACCCGGTCCCGTAATAGGTATTCCCCCCATCCAGCGCCGATTAGAGAATCCTTACCCATTTCTTATTTTCGTTTCCTTTTTCTGCCCTCATagatttctgcttcttcttccatCGGTATTGCAGATCTGTCCTCATTTCTTCTGCTTTCATAACAAATCCTCAACATTGTCTTCATCGGAGGCCGATTTCAG ATATGATTTCCCCTGGGCACCCACAAGGTTTATCCCATTTTATGGTGGTGTTGATTACCATGATTACCATCATTATGTTGGAGAACAAAGCCAGAGCAACTTTGCTTCAGTTTTTACTTATTGTGATTATATCTATGGCACCGACAAG AGCTATCGATACCATAAGAAGGTCCTAAGGAAG TGGCTACTCCAAAGCAGATTAGGGAACTTATGCAAGTAG